Genomic DNA from Papaver somniferum cultivar HN1 unplaced genomic scaffold, ASM357369v1 unplaced-scaffold_3123, whole genome shotgun sequence:
CAACATTCATCTCATCAAAGTAAGATTTGGCATTCAAATTTCTCAGAACAGAATCCTTAAACGGTGCACAATGAGGGGGAGCCTCAGCACTCAACCCACCATAATTAAATTTGGCACTTGAATTTCCTGGAATAGAGCCAGTAAATGCTGTGATACGAGGAGAAGCTTCGTGATTCATCTCATATCTGGCACCAAAAATTCCTTGAACGGGATACCTTATAGGAGCACTTTGAGGAACACCGACATACACATCCTCATGATCAGATTTGGCATTTAACATTCCTAAAAAAGAATCAGTAGTTGCACTCACAGGAGCTCCAACATTGACCGCATCAAGTTTACATTTTGCCTCAAAAGTTGCTGAAATAGGATCTGTAACTCGTGTGCTGTGAAGAGCTTCACCGCTAATTTTTCCATCGCAATAATTGGCATCTGCAGCCACTGGAACAGATTCATTAACCGGTACATTATGAGGAGCTTCAACACTCACCAGATCACAGTTAGGTCTGGGAATCCGAGCTTCGCAAATAGAATCCATGTCTATTGTATTATAGTAGGGGGCGTCCACATTCATCTTGTCCTGGTTGGATTTGCCACTATGAGAATCAGTAACAGGAATATTATGAGGAGCTTCATCACTTGCCCTGTCACGTTTGCAAATAAGAGTTTCAGGAGCAATATCCATGTCTGGTGTACCATAACAAGGAGCTTCCACATTCATCTCGTCAAGGTTAGATTTAGCACTACCAGGTCCTCGAACAAAATCCCTATATGGTATATCATTTGGAGCTTCACCATTCCTTTCACCATAGTTATATCGCGCATTGTGCGTTTCAGGAGCAGAACCTGCAACTGCTGCACTATGAGGAGCTTCAACGTCCATCCCATCAAGGATAGAGTTGGTCTCAGAGATACTTTGAACGGGATCCTTACCTGTTGTAGTAAGAGGTTCTTCTATGAGAATCTCAACATTGCTACATTTGGAATTAGAAATTTCTGGAGCAGAATCTAAAACTGGTGTACTTTGAGGGGCATCTACATTCATCTCGTCATCATGAGACTTGGCATTAGAAGTCTCTGCAGATTCCAGAACTAGTTCACTGTGATGCTTTTCATCATTGCCAGGCTTCGCATTAAGAGTTCCTGGAGAGGAATCTGCAACTGGTGCACTATGGGGTTTTGCAACATTCAGATCATCACAAGCAGGATTGGAAGGAAGACTTTCTGTAATAGAATCGGTACCTGATGCACTACGCAAATCCTCAACATTCATTTTATCACAGTGAGTTTTGGCATTCAGAGCTTCTGTAACAGATTCCACAACAAGAATGCTACGAGGAGCTTCGCCATTCATCTCTTCTTTAGGATCCCCAAAAGCCTGAGGTATAGAATCCCTGTCGTTGTCAAGCATTTCGTTGCCCTTAAAGATCACGGAAGGTGTCACACCTAAGGGTGACAACTGTAATCTCTTTGGTTCAGCTGCCTTTCCTGATGATTCAAGCCTCCTGACATAGGCTTTCACATGGTTACCGACATGCCCATTGTAACGATGTTTCTCCAGGAAAATTTTGTGGCAGAATTGA
This window encodes:
- the LOC113341814 gene encoding uncharacterized protein LOC113341814 isoform X1, yielding MSISPSGHHFLSTKEVSSYLHSVFGTQDTQPNPYSSVETGVGKNLATGRIANLLHKDVETKEDFTRHQASIQAPIFTEQENTATPFRDESLPLVEANDYLVCHKCNTSYADKDAYLQHLLTSHQSKNKSRLCTSISDGVIIKDGKYECQFCHKIFLEKHRYNGHVGNHVKAYVRRLESSGKAAEPKRLQLSPLGVTPSVIFKGNEMLDNDRDSIPQAFGDPKEEMNGEAPRSILVVESVTEALNAKTHCDKMNVEDLRSASGTDSITESLPSNPACDDLNVAKPHSAPVADSSPGTLNAKPGNDEKHHSELVLESAETSNAKSHDDEMNVDAPQSTPVLDSAPEISNSKCSNVEILIEEPLTTTGKDPVQSISETNSILDGMDVEAPHSAAVAGSAPETHNARYNYGERNGEAPNDIPYRDFVRGPGSAKSNLDEMNVEAPCYGTPDMDIAPETLICKRDRASDEAPHNIPVTDSHSGKSNQDKMNVDAPYYNTIDMDSICEARIPRPNCDLVSVEAPHNVPVNESVPVAADANYCDGKISGEALHSTRVTDPISATFEAKCKLDAVNVGAPVSATTDSFLGMLNAKSDHEDVYVGVPQSAPIRYPVQGIFGARYEMNHEASPRITAFTGSIPGNSSAKFNYGGLSAEAPPHCAPFKDSVLRNLNAKSYFDEMNVEAPSCTPATESISGASTAKSNWGLHLASSYSKQGGGADKLNETLADGYYDKQQSNYATTANKLGEIHDHSNNMYGTFNTLLYSQPMSPSERAGASKASTGDYVFGTSGQSDRYGLHQERFIERVGTSKTSNAEYVYGSASGHNDKCGPQQEAGSESCWLSLSIGHQINDAAASVDEVFSLIPKGSQFSEVKESDNNEPGDFFASRDSARGKDVLTIGSIDEGNLLETLELAKSSNCFPTFNMVSDKEQGENNMHSVNSRQVEKVSDFEELRLDDMESSRFSSFMGQGLTDIENSISFDWASMLPNMENRPQLTPTVCVWCALVFNIDVTDSATEYNSVGYMCPSCKAKISGHL
- the LOC113341814 gene encoding uncharacterized protein LOC113341814 isoform X2 encodes the protein MSISPSGHHFLSTKEVSSYLHSVFGTQDTQPNPYSSVETGVGKNLATGRIANLLHKDVETKEDFTRHQASIQAPIFTEQENTATPFRDESLPLVEANDYLVCHKCNTSYADKDAYLQHLLTSHQSKNKSRLCTSISDGVIIKDGKYECQFCHKIFLEKHRYNGHVGNHVKAYVRRLESSGKAAEPKRLQLSPLGVTPSVIFKGNEMLDNDRDSIPQAFGDPKEEMNGEAPRSILVVESVTEALNAKTHCDKMNVEDLRSASGTDSITESLPSNPACDDLNVAKPHSAPVADSSPGTLNAKPGNDEKHHSELVLESAETSNAKSHDDEMNVDAPQSTPVLDSAPEISNSKCSNVEILIEEPLTTTGKDPVQSISETNSILDGMDVEAPHSAAVAGSAPETHNARYNYGERNGEAPNDIPYRDFVRGPGSAKSNLDEMNVEAPCYGTPDMDIAPETLICKRDRASDEAPHNIPVTDSHSGKSNQDKMNVDAPYYNTIDMDSICEARIPRPNCDLVSVEAPHNVPVNESVPVAADANYCDGKISGEALHSTRVTDPISATFEAKCKLDAVNVGAPVSATTDSFLGMLNAKSDHEDVYVGVPQSAPIRYPVQGIFGARYEMNHEASPRITAFTGSIPGNSSAKFNYGGLSAEAPPHCAPFKDSVLRNLNAKSYFDEMNVEAPSCTPATESISGASTAKSNWGLHLASSYSKQGGGADKLNETLADGYYDKQQSNYATTANKLGEIHDHSNNMYGTFNTLLYSQPMSPSERAGASKASTGDYVFGTSGQSDRYGLHQERFIERVGTSKTSNAEYVYGSASGHNDKCGPQQEAGSESCWLSLSIGHQINDAAASVDEVFSLIPKGSQFSEVKESDNNEPGDFFASRDSARGKDVLTIGSIDEGNLLETLELAKSSNCFPTFNMVSDKVEKVSDFEELRLDDMESSRFSSFMGQGLTDIENSISFDWASMLPNMENRPQLTPTVCVWCALVFNIDVTDSATEYNSVGYMCPSCKAKISGHL